The following proteins are encoded in a genomic region of Flammeovirga pectinis:
- a CDS encoding glycerol-3-phosphate dehydrogenase/oxidase, whose amino-acid sequence MIHPMNKRGFSQPHYDAIIIGGGITGAAIAYELSCKGATVALVEKGDFGGGTSAATSKLIHGGLRYLKNFELGLVRESLKERLRLSNIAPNFVRPIPFMLPLYTYKDKWLLKAGMEMYDYLSFDKKDTLLKENALDNYDYYSAKKTLIREKDIRKEDLLGSYVYHDCQNANAERLTLSFIKSAMQYETEVANYAKVEDFIIKDGRVKGIIGRDLITDTPIKLLAKVVINCGGAWANDILQFKNAPKTNKATMRSEGIHIVTKAIGYQHAIALVTPKGRHVMVLPWRGHSIIGTTDKPYTGEVDDWKVNRESIEELIEEINACYGDGQLSFKDVCYYYGGLRPLVDHQTENTYDQSRKHEVIDHTADGYPGLYTVEGGKYTTSRHLAEIVGAKLSSEITLENDSQKTAKIPLFGCKITNLQQYHSYLKLQFPFLSQHMLWTFISMYGEESEIILKRFVNNETNQTLLNADGEVITQVYHAIENEMAFTLEDIFLRRTGLGTLGKPNDALIETVSAILQKKIGYSDLVITQQIETLLTHYQLLEED is encoded by the coding sequence ATGATACATCCTATGAATAAAAGAGGGTTTTCTCAACCACATTATGATGCCATCATTATTGGAGGAGGAATTACCGGTGCTGCTATTGCTTACGAACTAAGCTGTAAAGGAGCTACTGTTGCTTTAGTAGAAAAAGGTGACTTTGGAGGAGGTACTTCTGCTGCTACTTCTAAACTTATTCATGGAGGGTTACGCTATTTAAAAAACTTTGAACTTGGCCTAGTTAGAGAATCTCTAAAAGAGCGTTTGCGCTTATCTAACATTGCACCAAACTTTGTGCGTCCTATCCCTTTTATGTTACCACTTTATACCTATAAAGATAAGTGGCTCCTTAAAGCAGGGATGGAAATGTATGATTATCTTTCTTTTGATAAAAAAGATACGCTTTTAAAAGAAAATGCACTTGATAATTATGACTATTACAGTGCTAAAAAAACGCTAATTAGAGAGAAAGATATCCGTAAAGAAGATTTACTAGGAAGCTATGTTTATCACGATTGCCAAAATGCCAATGCAGAAAGACTTACGTTGAGTTTTATAAAATCTGCAATGCAATACGAAACAGAAGTAGCTAATTATGCAAAAGTAGAAGACTTTATTATTAAAGACGGAAGAGTAAAAGGTATTATAGGTCGTGATCTTATTACCGATACTCCTATTAAACTTTTAGCAAAAGTAGTTATTAACTGTGGAGGAGCTTGGGCAAATGATATTCTTCAGTTTAAAAATGCTCCAAAAACAAATAAAGCTACTATGCGTTCTGAAGGCATTCATATTGTAACCAAAGCAATTGGATATCAGCATGCTATTGCTTTAGTTACTCCTAAAGGCAGACATGTTATGGTACTTCCATGGAGAGGACATTCTATAATTGGCACTACAGATAAACCTTATACCGGGGAGGTAGACGACTGGAAGGTAAACAGAGAAAGTATTGAAGAATTAATTGAAGAAATAAATGCTTGTTACGGTGATGGTCAACTATCTTTTAAAGATGTCTGCTATTATTATGGCGGGTTACGACCGTTGGTAGATCATCAAACAGAAAATACGTATGATCAATCCCGCAAACATGAAGTTATAGACCATACGGCCGATGGATACCCAGGGCTTTATACTGTAGAAGGTGGAAAGTACACCACTTCTAGGCATTTGGCTGAGATTGTAGGTGCTAAACTTTCGTCAGAAATCACTTTAGAAAATGACAGCCAAAAAACAGCCAAAATACCACTTTTTGGTTGCAAAATCACGAATTTACAGCAATACCATTCGTATTTAAAACTCCAATTTCCTTTCTTATCTCAACACATGTTATGGACATTTATTAGTATGTATGGAGAGGAGTCTGAAATTATTTTAAAGCGATTTGTGAACAATGAAACAAACCAGACATTGCTAAATGCTGATGGAGAAGTAATTACACAGGTATACCATGCTATCGAAAATGAAATGGCATTTACCTTAGAAGATATATTTTTAAGAAGAACCGGATTAGGCACTTTAGGAAAACCGAATGATGCCTTAATTGAAACGGTCTCCGCTATTTTACAAAAAAAAATAGGGTATTCTGATCTAGTTATCACGCAGCAAATAGAAACCTTACTTACACACTATCAACTTCTTGAAGAAGATTAA
- a CDS encoding SelT/SelW/SelH family protein, whose product MKVKITIEYCTLCQWTPRAVWMQQELLYTFNEQIEEIALRPTNGGVFKISVDNQLVWDRKEDGFPEPKAVKQRIRNKIDPERSLGHSDK is encoded by the coding sequence ATGAAAGTAAAAATAACTATAGAATATTGTACGCTCTGTCAATGGACTCCAAGAGCAGTTTGGATGCAACAAGAGTTGCTGTATACTTTTAACGAACAAATTGAAGAAATTGCTTTACGCCCTACGAATGGAGGGGTATTTAAGATTTCTGTAGATAATCAATTAGTATGGGACAGAAAAGAAGATGGCTTTCCTGAACCAAAAGCAGTAAAACAAAGAATCAGAAATAAAATTGATCCAGAACGTTCTTTAGGTCATTCTGATAAATAG
- a CDS encoding lactonase family protein → MKYIILTLFPFLFTMVVNAQDFYVGTYTKTTSEGIYHLNLDAKKGTVSLINLAAKSVEPSYVAFSKDHKYVVAVNEISDSKAKNKDGEVSLFTVDKSTGNLTFINKVPSGGAHPCYVSLDENNTVFVANYSGGNVGVFQIKDGLLAPHHQVIQYEGKGPNKQRQEAAHAHFAHFDPKQKEVFTVDLGNDIVHVYGVEEGRLTEKTTVEVAKGSGPRHVNFSSDRKVMYVLNELTCTISIFNQVTEDAYAMAGEITTLPKSFDGKNTCAAIKVSKDGKYLYASNRGHNSIAMYKIDKGTGLLTNIGYAKVHGDSPRDFSFSPKEDYVVVANQVSNNVVVLKRDKKTGILTYSSELEVPQPVNIIFF, encoded by the coding sequence ATGAAATATATAATTTTAACGCTATTCCCTTTTTTATTTACAATGGTAGTAAATGCACAAGACTTCTATGTAGGTACATATACTAAGACAACCTCAGAAGGTATTTACCATTTAAATTTAGATGCAAAAAAAGGAACAGTATCGTTAATTAATTTAGCTGCTAAATCTGTAGAACCGTCTTATGTGGCTTTTTCTAAAGACCACAAATATGTTGTAGCAGTAAATGAGATATCAGATTCTAAAGCAAAAAATAAAGATGGAGAGGTAAGTTTATTTACGGTAGATAAGTCTACAGGGAATCTAACCTTTATCAATAAAGTGCCTTCTGGAGGAGCTCACCCTTGTTATGTTTCTTTAGATGAAAATAATACAGTATTTGTAGCAAATTACTCTGGAGGAAACGTTGGTGTTTTCCAAATAAAAGATGGGTTATTAGCTCCGCATCATCAGGTTATTCAATATGAAGGCAAAGGGCCAAATAAACAACGTCAAGAAGCAGCTCACGCTCATTTTGCACATTTTGATCCTAAGCAAAAAGAAGTTTTTACAGTAGATTTAGGTAATGATATAGTACATGTTTATGGTGTAGAAGAAGGTAGATTGACAGAAAAAACAACTGTTGAAGTTGCCAAAGGTTCTGGACCAAGACACGTCAATTTTTCTAGTGATAGAAAAGTGATGTACGTTTTAAATGAATTGACTTGTACTATCTCAATCTTTAATCAGGTAACTGAAGATGCTTACGCTATGGCAGGTGAAATTACTACTTTACCTAAATCTTTTGATGGTAAAAACACATGTGCAGCAATTAAAGTATCTAAAGATGGTAAGTATTTATATGCATCAAATAGAGGGCATAACAGTATTGCTATGTATAAAATAGACAAAGGAACAGGTTTACTTACTAACATTGGGTATGCTAAAGTACATGGAGATTCACCTAGAGATTTCTCATTCTCACCTAAAGAAGATTATGTAGTAGTTGCTAATCAAGTTTCTAATAATGTAGTAGTCCTTAAGAGAGATAAGAAAACAGGAATACTTACTTACTCTAGCGAATTAGAAGTACCTCAGCCAGTAAATATTATTTTCTTCTAG